The genomic interval TGTTTTCCAACGCCTGGCACAAGTCCCAAATGTTTATTTGATTCACATCCTCCAGATTATCCAGACGGTTTACAGCCACAGCCAGGTCGGCGTCGTTGGGTTGGGTACCATCCACCTCCGTGGCGTCCGCAACCCGATAGACGATATAGCGAATGGGGCGCATGGCGGTATCGAGGGAGGCCTGATCGAGTACCAACGTCACATGGGGGATCATACCCGCATCCAACGTACAATCTTCCATCCCATAGCCGCTGGTGCCTGGGGTGGTGTCGGGATCTGCCGGGCAGGGGAGGCGATAGTTGGTGGAGGAAAAATTGATCAGGGCTGACTGGGCATCCGCCATGGTTCGGCTGATCTTCACCTTGTTGGCGGTATCCGTGATGCCCAACATGACCGGGGCACCAATGGTGTAGACCAGCCCCATGAT from Magnetococcales bacterium carries:
- a CDS encoding type II secretion system protein, which encodes MKSCKPNSAPSSGSALSGFTILELAIVLVIMGLVYTIGAPVMLGITDTANKVKISRTMADAQSALINFSSTNYRLPCPADPDTTPGTSGYGMEDCTLDAGMIPHVTLVLDQASLDTAMRPIRYIVYRVADATEVDGTQPNDADLAVAVNRLDNLEDVNQINIWDLCQALENSDPAYGTGEASISTLPFSTSANGCQGAGSFTNQAFVLASAGNRDSSRPADGLDFDGINVAEGSCFASPEQSWDIVYDDVVAATSFTTIMGLLCQ